A section of the Devosia rhizoryzae genome encodes:
- a CDS encoding DUF6894 family protein, which yields MPRYFFHVRDGQYAPDLSGTLCESDEHARSEAILWAIAMISELGSQFFDIRGWQMRVEEEGGRQLFTLYFSGLIVAAE from the coding sequence ATGCCTCGATACTTTTTTCACGTCAGAGATGGCCAGTATGCACCCGATCTTTCGGGCACTCTGTGCGAGAGCGACGAACACGCTCGCTCTGAAGCGATTTTGTGGGCTATCGCGATGATTAGTGAGTTGGGCTCGCAGTTCTTCGACATCCGTGGGTGGCAGATGCGTGTTGAAGAGGAGGGCGGAAGACAACTCTTCACCCTCTATTTCTCCGGACTGATCGTCGCGGCGGAATGA
- a CDS encoding DUF4164 family protein has translation MSETEHEDALGAASARFDRAIARLDTSLRELAARQARHQRIEVDTQRLIHERSRLATELDKTAARAKRLDDSAHEVSRRLVEAMETVRSVLQKAEN, from the coding sequence ATGAGTGAGACGGAACATGAAGACGCACTGGGCGCCGCCTCTGCCCGGTTCGACCGGGCGATAGCGCGGCTCGATACGAGCCTGCGGGAGCTTGCGGCACGTCAGGCGCGGCACCAGCGCATCGAGGTCGACACGCAGCGGCTGATCCATGAACGGTCGCGCCTTGCCACCGAGCTCGACAAGACCGCAGCGCGCGCTAAGCGGCTGGACGACAGCGCGCATGAAGTGTCGCGCCGGCTGGTGGAAGCCATGGAAACCGTGCGTTCGGTGTTGCAGAAGGCGGAGAATTAA
- a CDS encoding type II toxin-antitoxin system ParD family antitoxin: MATMNISLPDAMKTWVEEQVATGRYANASDYVRDMLRRDQELASRRARFDQLVQEGLDSGVVETTREELLERMRRIAAEAAGLKHSA; the protein is encoded by the coding sequence ATGGCGACGATGAACATTTCTCTTCCCGATGCGATGAAGACCTGGGTTGAAGAGCAGGTGGCGACAGGAAGGTACGCGAACGCGAGCGACTATGTCCGCGACATGCTTCGGCGGGACCAAGAGCTGGCCAGTCGGCGGGCACGATTCGACCAACTGGTTCAGGAGGGGCTCGATAGCGGCGTCGTAGAAACGACACGCGAGGAACTGCTGGAGCGCATGAGGCGCATAGCTGCGGAAGCGGCAGGCTTGAAGCACTCCGCATAG
- a CDS encoding lytic transglycosylase domain-containing protein produces MMLRFLTALLALPLLIVAPLSAAEEERKYCHDLDGTSVCIAEGSYLADTCAAIERYASHYSLPPDYFARLIWQESRFDPAAISPAGAQGIAQFMPGTAALRALRNPFDPAEALERSAEYLRALELKYGNLGLAAAAYNGGEGKVSRYLAGTGGLAGETRAYVSIITGRPVDGWTGGTVAEADYTLSKEKPFAEACIDMASAAPMPEFGPEPGAWQPWGVLIAQNFSQDIARSAFTRAQSRHSDVFADHPLLLVTVRNLSMGTRLRYSAQIGFPTRNEAQSFCNKLLDAGGSCIVQRNGS; encoded by the coding sequence ATGATGTTGCGCTTTCTCACAGCCCTTCTGGCCCTGCCTCTGCTGATCGTCGCGCCCCTCTCCGCCGCCGAGGAAGAGCGGAAATACTGTCATGACCTGGACGGCACATCAGTCTGTATCGCCGAAGGCAGCTATCTCGCCGATACCTGCGCTGCCATCGAGCGCTACGCTTCCCATTATAGCCTTCCGCCCGACTATTTTGCCCGTCTGATCTGGCAGGAAAGCCGCTTCGATCCAGCAGCCATCAGCCCCGCAGGCGCACAGGGCATCGCCCAGTTCATGCCCGGCACCGCGGCTCTGCGCGCACTGCGCAACCCCTTCGATCCCGCCGAAGCCCTCGAACGGTCGGCCGAATACCTGCGGGCGCTGGAGCTCAAATACGGCAATCTCGGCCTTGCCGCCGCAGCCTATAACGGCGGCGAGGGCAAGGTCAGCCGCTACCTCGCCGGCACGGGCGGCCTTGCCGGAGAAACCCGCGCCTATGTCTCGATCATTACCGGCCGCCCGGTCGATGGCTGGACTGGCGGCACGGTTGCCGAAGCCGACTACACACTCTCGAAAGAAAAGCCTTTTGCCGAAGCCTGCATCGACATGGCCAGCGCCGCACCCATGCCCGAATTCGGACCTGAACCCGGCGCGTGGCAACCCTGGGGCGTGCTGATCGCCCAGAATTTTTCGCAAGACATTGCCCGCAGCGCCTTCACCCGCGCGCAATCGCGGCACTCGGATGTTTTCGCCGACCACCCGCTGCTCCTGGTCACCGTCCGCAACCTCAGCATGGGAACCCGCCTGCGCTATTCCGCCCAAATCGGCTTTCCCACCCGCAACGAAGCCCAATCCTTCTGCAACAAGCTTCTCGACGCCGGCGGCAGCTGCATCGTCCAGCGCAATGGAAGCTGA
- a CDS encoding putative glycolipid-binding domain-containing protein, with the protein MLNRSIRWQGLDLQTLEHAHIVDGRNTHIRGTIIGPDWGLFYRLKLDENAHTRAVRIERADGQVLELFSDGAGTWSDDRAEPIPALRGCIDVDIWPTPMTNSLPIWRTEWTDQPIRFAMAWIDATTLEFKRSEQIYTKLDPTHFRFQSADFEAVLTVDADGLVTDYPGLFARQL; encoded by the coding sequence ATGCTCAACCGCTCCATCCGCTGGCAAGGCCTCGACCTTCAAACCCTAGAACACGCCCACATCGTGGATGGCCGCAACACCCACATTCGCGGCACCATTATCGGCCCCGATTGGGGCCTCTTCTATCGCCTCAAACTCGATGAAAACGCCCACACCCGCGCGGTCCGCATCGAGCGCGCCGATGGACAGGTGCTCGAACTCTTTTCCGACGGCGCCGGCACCTGGTCCGACGACCGCGCCGAACCCATCCCGGCCCTGCGCGGTTGCATCGACGTCGACATCTGGCCCACCCCGATGACCAATTCCCTGCCCATCTGGCGCACCGAATGGACTGACCAACCCATCCGCTTCGCCATGGCCTGGATCGACGCGACGACCCTGGAGTTCAAGCGCTCCGAACAGATCTACACCAAACTCGACCCCACCCACTTCCGCTTCCAATCAGCAGATTTTGAGGCGGTGCTGACGGTGGATGCGGATGGATTGGTGACGGACTATCCGGGGCTGTTTGCACGACAACTCTAG
- a CDS encoding phosphoglycerate kinase: MSQSFKTLDELDLSGKRVLLRADLNVPVADGKVTDATRIERLVPTIREIVKHDAKVILLSHFGRPKGKVDPEFSLEQVCAAIADATGHPVGFVATDWVDVSAAKQAIDEAPAGSVLVLENTRFHPGEEENDPELAKLMASLGDLYVNDAFSAAHRAHASTEGLAHLLPSAAGLAMQAELEALETGLGKPKKPVVAIVGGAKVSSKIDLLENLVTKVDGLVIGGGMANTFLFAMGYGVGKSLCEKDLADTARRILDKADKSGCAIILPVDAVVSWHFKANSPTRLYGVDSIDPDGMILDIGPQSIERINGAIDDAHTVVWNGPVGAFEMTPFDAGTVAIAKHVAKRTHDGHLVSVAGGGDTVGALAHADVKDKLTYVSTAGGAFLEWMEGKPLPGVQALKK, encoded by the coding sequence GTGAGCCAGAGCTTCAAGACCCTCGACGAACTGGACCTTTCCGGCAAGCGCGTCCTCCTGCGGGCCGATCTCAACGTGCCGGTCGCCGATGGCAAGGTCACCGACGCCACCCGCATCGAGCGCCTCGTCCCCACCATCCGCGAAATCGTCAAGCACGATGCCAAGGTCATTCTTCTGAGCCACTTCGGCCGCCCCAAGGGCAAGGTCGATCCCGAATTCTCGCTCGAACAGGTCTGCGCCGCCATTGCCGACGCCACCGGCCACCCGGTCGGCTTCGTTGCCACCGATTGGGTCGATGTTTCGGCCGCCAAGCAGGCCATCGACGAAGCCCCGGCCGGCTCCGTCCTCGTGCTCGAAAACACCCGCTTCCATCCCGGCGAAGAAGAGAACGATCCCGAACTCGCCAAGCTGATGGCCAGCCTCGGCGACCTCTATGTCAACGACGCCTTCTCCGCCGCCCACCGCGCCCATGCTTCGACCGAAGGCCTTGCCCACCTCCTGCCTTCCGCCGCCGGCCTTGCGATGCAGGCCGAGCTCGAGGCGCTCGAAACCGGTCTCGGCAAGCCGAAAAAGCCCGTCGTTGCCATTGTCGGCGGCGCAAAAGTCTCGTCCAAGATCGACCTCCTCGAAAACCTCGTCACCAAGGTCGATGGCCTCGTCATTGGCGGCGGCATGGCCAATACCTTCCTCTTCGCCATGGGCTATGGGGTCGGCAAGTCGCTCTGCGAGAAGGACCTCGCCGATACCGCCCGCCGCATTCTCGACAAGGCCGACAAATCCGGCTGCGCCATTATCCTGCCGGTCGACGCCGTCGTGTCCTGGCACTTCAAGGCCAATTCCCCGACCCGCCTTTATGGCGTCGACTCGATCGACCCCGATGGCATGATCCTCGATATCGGCCCGCAATCGATCGAGCGCATCAATGGCGCCATCGACGATGCCCATACCGTGGTCTGGAACGGGCCGGTCGGCGCTTTCGAAATGACCCCCTTCGATGCCGGCACCGTCGCCATCGCCAAGCACGTCGCCAAGCGCACCCATGATGGGCACCTCGTCTCGGTCGCCGGCGGCGGCGACACCGTCGGTGCCCTCGCCCATGCCGACGTCAAGGACAAGCTCACCTACGTCTCCACCGCCGGCGGCGCCTTCCTCGAATGGATGGAAGGCAAACCCCTCCCCGGCGTTCAGGCACTCAAGAAGTAG
- a CDS encoding cell division protein ZapA, which produces MPEVNVEINGRKYRMACEEGQQGHLIGLAKRFNEQVEGLKGAVGEIGDNRLTVMAGIAVVDDLAAAERRIAELEAHVAELTQAGQEIAAELESTEVAFAKKLNDAAKVLDSVAETLDQTSPLP; this is translated from the coding sequence GTGCCCGAGGTCAATGTCGAGATCAATGGACGTAAATATCGCATGGCCTGCGAGGAGGGGCAGCAGGGTCACCTAATCGGGCTGGCCAAGCGGTTCAACGAACAGGTCGAGGGGCTGAAGGGAGCGGTCGGCGAGATCGGCGATAACCGGCTGACGGTGATGGCGGGCATTGCCGTGGTGGACGATCTTGCAGCAGCCGAGCGGCGGATCGCGGAGCTCGAAGCGCATGTGGCAGAGCTGACCCAGGCGGGGCAGGAGATTGCGGCGGAGCTGGAAAGCACCGAGGTGGCCTTTGCCAAGAAGCTCAATGACGCGGCAAAGGTGCTGGACAGCGTGGCGGAGACTTTGGATCAAACATCGCCGCTGCCGTGA
- a CDS encoding tetratricopeptide repeat protein, translating to MIRPLPVLALVAALASLPTLAQETPADQISEAVLGPRAPVDYAFGAFQRGYYLTAFELALPRAEQNDAAAQTLIAEIYAKGLGVPENHERAAGWYQLASRNGDRLATFELGMLYQAGLGVPKSRERSAELFKAASDAGYVPAKYNMALLHVEGIYAEPSLVTAATLMREAAEAELPEAQYDYGSMLLEGAGVAPNNEEGARYIELAARQGLTDAQVDFATLLYLGQGVERNVEDAALWYGRAAESGSAVAQNRYAKLLAVGEGIEANLEDAAMWRALARRQGLVDPDLDRLLVSIPPETLARAEERARFWPSTPLNIETVATVPSIAPVEGPVLPAPVDPENAPSQVVDPAEGTAAETAPAAPAELTPEAPAAQDP from the coding sequence ATGATCCGCCCCCTGCCCGTACTTGCCCTTGTGGCCGCCCTCGCCTCCTTGCCCACCCTCGCGCAGGAAACACCGGCCGACCAGATCAGCGAGGCCGTACTCGGGCCGCGCGCGCCGGTGGATTATGCCTTCGGCGCCTTCCAGCGCGGCTACTATCTCACCGCCTTCGAACTTGCCCTTCCCCGCGCCGAGCAAAATGATGCCGCCGCGCAAACCCTTATCGCCGAAATCTACGCCAAGGGCCTGGGCGTTCCGGAAAATCACGAGCGTGCTGCCGGTTGGTACCAACTGGCCTCGCGCAACGGCGACCGCTTGGCAACCTTTGAACTCGGCATGCTCTACCAGGCCGGCCTCGGCGTCCCCAAGAGCCGCGAACGCTCGGCCGAGCTTTTCAAAGCCGCATCCGACGCCGGATATGTTCCCGCCAAATATAACATGGCGCTGCTCCACGTCGAAGGCATCTATGCCGAGCCAAGCCTTGTCACGGCCGCCACCCTGATGCGGGAAGCCGCCGAAGCCGAGCTTCCCGAAGCCCAATATGACTATGGATCGATGCTGCTTGAAGGCGCCGGCGTCGCCCCAAATAATGAGGAAGGCGCCCGCTATATCGAGCTTGCCGCCCGCCAGGGTCTGACCGACGCCCAAGTCGATTTTGCGACCCTGCTCTATCTCGGTCAGGGTGTTGAGCGGAACGTCGAGGACGCCGCCCTCTGGTATGGTCGCGCCGCCGAAAGCGGCAGCGCCGTAGCCCAAAACCGCTATGCCAAGCTCCTTGCCGTCGGCGAAGGCATCGAGGCCAACCTTGAAGACGCTGCCATGTGGCGCGCCCTTGCCCGCCGGCAGGGTCTTGTCGATCCGGACCTCGATCGCCTCCTGGTGTCCATTCCCCCTGAGACGCTGGCGCGTGCCGAAGAACGTGCGCGCTTCTGGCCATCGACGCCCCTCAATATCGAGACCGTTGCCACGGTACCGAGCATCGCGCCGGTCGAGGGACCAGTCCTGCCCGCGCCGGTCGATCCCGAAAATGCGCCAAGCCAGGTGGTCGACCCCGCCGAGGGAACCGCTGCCGAAACGGCGCCTGCCGCACCCGCAGAGCTGACACCAGAGGCACCTGCAGCCCAAGACCCTTGA
- a CDS encoding thiamine phosphate synthase yields the protein MAPQLYLITPADPDLERFPRQLMAVLTGPEVAALLVRRGDMDDTAYADLVERLVQIGQASGAAVLVEDDVALARRAGADGVHVTRGGAKAIRAAIEALKPDGIVGVGGINSRHDAMSYGELDVDYVMFGPLGGERDAQASELAQWWAETFEVPAVLSDPNANAAEVGILATEFLAVSDCVWSTPDPVATMAAFDRAAKEAA from the coding sequence ATGGCCCCCCAGCTTTATCTGATTACTCCGGCTGATCCCGATCTCGAGCGCTTCCCGCGCCAGCTGATGGCCGTGCTGACCGGCCCCGAAGTCGCCGCCCTCTTGGTCCGCCGTGGCGACATGGACGACACCGCCTATGCCGACCTCGTCGAACGTCTCGTGCAGATCGGCCAGGCTTCCGGCGCCGCCGTTCTCGTTGAAGACGACGTCGCCCTCGCCCGCCGCGCTGGTGCCGACGGCGTCCACGTCACCCGGGGCGGTGCAAAAGCCATTCGCGCTGCCATCGAGGCCTTGAAGCCCGACGGCATTGTCGGCGTCGGCGGTATTAACTCCCGTCATGATGCCATGAGCTATGGTGAACTCGACGTCGATTACGTGATGTTCGGCCCCCTTGGGGGTGAGCGCGATGCGCAAGCGAGCGAGTTGGCGCAGTGGTGGGCGGAAACGTTCGAAGTGCCGGCGGTGCTTTCTGATCCCAATGCCAATGCAGCAGAAGTGGGTATCTTGGCCACGGAGTTTCTGGCCGTTTCCGACTGCGTCTGGTCCACCCCCGACCCGGTCGCCACCATGGCTGCCTTCGACCGCGCGGCAAAGGAAGCGGCATGA
- a CDS encoding cold-shock protein — MATINGTVKFFNATKGFGFITPENGGKDHFVHVSAVERSGVSGLYENDKVTYEVETGRDGRESAINLMLQK, encoded by the coding sequence ATGGCCACCATCAACGGCACCGTTAAATTCTTCAACGCAACCAAGGGCTTTGGTTTCATTACCCCGGAAAATGGCGGCAAGGACCACTTCGTCCACGTCTCCGCTGTAGAGCGCTCCGGTGTTTCTGGGCTTTATGAAAACGATAAGGTGACCTACGAGGTCGAAACCGGTCGCGATGGGCGTGAATCTGCAATCAATCTCATGCTGCAGAAATAA
- the gap gene encoding type I glyceraldehyde-3-phosphate dehydrogenase, whose amino-acid sequence MAVRVAINGFGRIGRNILRAIVESGRTDIEVVAVNDLGPVETNAHLLRYDSVHGRFPFEVVVEGDVIKTHGQTIKVTAVKNPAELPHAQMGVDIVLECTGIFTSKEKASAHLQAGAKKVVVSAPADGADKTIVYGINHATLGKDDIVISNGSCTTNCLAPMAMVMNELVGIEKGMMTTIHSYTGDQPTLDTMHKDLYRGRAAALSQIPTSTGAAKAIGLVLPELKGKLDGISIRVPTPNVSLVDLKFVAKRSITPQEVNDALIAAADGKLKGVMTYTHHPLVSSDLNHDPHSCTILLDQTKVLDGNFVNIMGWYDNEWGFSNRMLDTTVAFAATL is encoded by the coding sequence ATGGCAGTTCGCGTCGCCATCAACGGCTTTGGCCGCATCGGTCGCAACATCCTGCGCGCCATCGTCGAGTCCGGCCGCACCGACATCGAAGTCGTGGCCGTCAACGATCTTGGCCCGGTCGAAACCAATGCCCACCTGCTGCGCTATGACAGCGTGCACGGCCGCTTCCCGTTCGAGGTCGTGGTCGAAGGCGACGTGATCAAGACCCACGGCCAGACCATTAAAGTCACCGCCGTCAAGAACCCGGCCGAGCTGCCGCATGCCCAGATGGGCGTCGATATCGTCCTCGAATGCACCGGCATCTTTACCTCCAAGGAAAAGGCCTCGGCGCACCTTCAGGCCGGCGCCAAGAAGGTCGTGGTTTCCGCTCCCGCCGATGGCGCCGACAAGACCATCGTCTACGGCATCAACCATGCCACGCTGGGCAAGGATGACATCGTCATCTCCAACGGCTCCTGCACCACCAATTGCCTTGCCCCCATGGCCATGGTCATGAACGAGCTCGTCGGCATCGAAAAGGGAATGATGACCACCATCCATTCCTATACCGGTGACCAGCCGACGCTCGACACCATGCACAAGGATCTTTACCGCGGCCGTGCCGCAGCCCTCAGCCAGATCCCGACCTCGACCGGCGCGGCCAAGGCCATCGGCCTCGTTCTGCCCGAACTCAAGGGCAAGCTCGACGGCATCTCGATCCGCGTGCCGACCCCCAACGTCTCGCTCGTCGATCTCAAATTCGTCGCCAAGCGCAGCATTACCCCGCAGGAAGTCAACGACGCCCTGATCGCCGCCGCCGATGGCAAGCTCAAGGGCGTGATGACCTATACCCATCACCCCCTGGTCTCGAGCGACCTCAACCACGACCCCCATTCCTGCACGATCCTCCTGGACCAGACCAAGGTCCTCGACGGCAATTTCGTGAACATCATGGGCTGGTACGACAACGAGTGGGGTTTCTCCAACCGCATGCTCGACACCACCGTCGCCTTCGCGGCAACGCTGTAA
- a CDS encoding class I fructose-bisphosphate aldolase has translation MTKSLNAIAQKLMTPGMGILAADESEGTIGKRFDKISLPNTLDLRRDYREMLFGATDAMRHYISGVILTEETLKQSAADGTPFRAILADADVIPGIKVDRGAFPMPGEAGEKITEGLDGLRQRLAAYADLGAGFAKWRAVITINDIAPTRNNIRANAHSLARYAMLCQEAGIVPIVEPEVVGDGEPGNHSLERCAQVTGDVLENVFKELRLAGVDLAGMLLKPNMVLPGVNSRDRPTVEEVAQRTVAVLKEHVPAAVPGIAFLSGGQTDEEATAHLSAMNRIPGKPWPLTFSYGRALQNVALRTWAGRRENFPQARQAFAHRAHMNSLAATGEWTNAVDRAA, from the coding sequence ATGACCAAGTCGCTCAATGCCATCGCCCAAAAACTGATGACCCCCGGCATGGGCATCCTTGCTGCCGACGAGTCCGAAGGCACGATCGGCAAGCGCTTTGACAAGATCAGCCTGCCCAATACGCTTGATTTGCGCCGCGACTATCGCGAGATGCTGTTTGGCGCCACCGACGCCATGCGCCACTACATTTCCGGCGTCATTCTCACCGAGGAAACGCTCAAGCAATCCGCCGCCGACGGCACCCCCTTCCGCGCCATCCTCGCCGATGCCGACGTCATCCCTGGAATCAAGGTCGACCGCGGCGCCTTCCCCATGCCGGGCGAAGCGGGCGAAAAGATCACCGAAGGCCTCGATGGCCTTCGTCAGCGCCTCGCCGCCTATGCAGATCTGGGCGCCGGTTTTGCCAAGTGGCGCGCCGTGATCACCATCAACGACATCGCCCCCACCCGCAACAATATCCGCGCCAACGCCCATTCCCTGGCCCGCTACGCCATGCTCTGCCAGGAAGCCGGCATCGTCCCCATCGTCGAGCCGGAAGTCGTCGGCGATGGCGAGCCGGGCAACCACTCGCTCGAACGCTGCGCCCAGGTCACCGGTGACGTGCTCGAAAACGTGTTCAAGGAACTCCGCCTCGCCGGTGTCGACCTTGCCGGCATGCTGCTCAAGCCCAACATGGTCCTTCCCGGCGTCAATTCCCGCGACCGCCCCACCGTCGAGGAAGTCGCGCAGCGCACCGTTGCCGTGCTCAAGGAGCACGTCCCCGCCGCCGTACCCGGCATCGCCTTCCTCTCCGGCGGCCAGACCGACGAGGAAGCCACCGCGCACCTTTCGGCGATGAACCGCATCCCAGGCAAACCGTGGCCGCTGACCTTCTCCTATGGCCGCGCCCTCCAGAACGTCGCCCTGCGCACCTGGGCCGGCCGCCGCGAGAATTTCCCCCAGGCGCGCCAGGCCTTCGCCCACCGCGCTCACATGAATTCCCTCGCCGCCACCGGCGAATGGACCAACGCGGTCGACCGCGCCGCCTAA
- the tkt gene encoding transketolase: MTNTAQQNDLANAIRSLSMDAVEKANSGHPGLPMGCADIATVLFTKVMKFDPANPHWADRDRFILSAGHGSMLLYSSLYLLGYEDMTIDQVKNFRQIGSKTAGHPEFGHATGIETTTGPLGQGLANSVGFAVAEAKLAAEFGADIVDHHTYVLAGDGCLMEGISQEAISLAGHLKLNKLIVIWDNNNITIDGKVSNADSTDQIARFKAVGWNTIEIDGHDQDAIEKALNDAKASTDKPTLIAAKTTIGFGAPKKAGTEKVHGAPLGGEELAGAKAALGITYPAFEIPSAILDTWRAAGTRSQNLRGEWEARLQANGKKDEFTRRMSGKLPADFTQAMNDYKRKLAEDKPKVASRKASQMALEVINKALPETLAGSADLTHSNLTNTPETLPFQADNRLGRYMMYGIREHEMGAAMNGVALHGGLIPYGGTFMVFTDYARPAIRLSALMEQRVIYVMTHDSIGLGEDGPTHQPVEHLTALRAIPNLLVFRPADAMETAECWELAMQAQHPAILALSRQNLPAVRTEFSDENKSAKGAYTLLGPADADAVIFATGSEVAIAVEAQKQLSAQGISARVVSVPSMELFAKQSDSYRAEVLGSAKARVAVEAGIEMSWNKLLGDRGRFVGMHSFGASGPIDALYEHFGITPKAVVEAVTAQL; encoded by the coding sequence ATGACCAACACCGCCCAGCAGAATGACCTGGCCAATGCCATCCGGTCCCTTTCCATGGACGCGGTCGAAAAGGCCAATTCCGGTCACCCCGGCCTGCCCATGGGCTGCGCCGATATCGCGACCGTGCTCTTCACCAAGGTCATGAAGTTCGATCCCGCGAACCCCCACTGGGCCGATCGCGACCGCTTCATTCTCTCGGCCGGCCACGGCTCGATGCTGCTTTATTCCTCGCTTTATCTCCTCGGCTACGAGGACATGACCATCGACCAGGTCAAGAACTTCCGCCAGATCGGCTCCAAGACCGCCGGCCACCCCGAATTCGGCCACGCCACCGGCATCGAAACCACCACCGGCCCGCTCGGTCAGGGCCTCGCCAACTCGGTGGGTTTTGCCGTCGCCGAAGCCAAGCTCGCCGCGGAATTCGGCGCCGACATCGTCGATCACCACACCTATGTGCTGGCCGGCGACGGCTGTCTCATGGAAGGCATCTCTCAGGAAGCCATCTCCCTTGCCGGCCACCTCAAGCTCAACAAGCTGATCGTCATCTGGGACAACAACAACATCACCATCGACGGCAAGGTCTCCAATGCCGACTCGACCGACCAGATCGCCCGCTTCAAGGCCGTCGGCTGGAACACGATCGAGATCGACGGCCATGACCAGGACGCCATCGAAAAGGCGCTCAACGACGCCAAGGCCTCGACCGACAAGCCGACCCTGATCGCCGCCAAGACCACGATCGGTTTCGGCGCGCCCAAGAAGGCCGGCACCGAAAAGGTCCACGGCGCTCCGCTCGGCGGCGAGGAACTCGCCGGTGCCAAGGCCGCGCTCGGTATCACCTACCCCGCCTTTGAAATCCCGTCGGCCATTCTCGACACCTGGCGCGCTGCCGGCACCCGCTCGCAGAACCTGCGCGGCGAATGGGAAGCCCGCCTCCAGGCCAATGGCAAGAAGGACGAATTCACCCGCCGCATGTCCGGCAAGCTCCCGGCCGATTTCACCCAGGCGATGAACGACTACAAGCGCAAGCTGGCCGAGGACAAGCCCAAGGTCGCCAGCCGCAAGGCCTCGCAGATGGCGCTCGAAGTCATCAACAAGGCCTTGCCCGAAACCCTCGCCGGTTCCGCCGACCTCACCCATTCCAACCTCACCAACACGCCCGAAACGCTGCCCTTCCAGGCCGATAATCGCCTCGGCCGCTACATGATGTACGGCATTCGCGAGCACGAAATGGGCGCGGCCATGAACGGCGTCGCGCTCCATGGCGGCCTCATCCCCTATGGCGGCACCTTCATGGTCTTCACCGACTATGCCCGCCCCGCCATCCGCCTTTCGGCGCTCATGGAACAGCGCGTCATCTATGTCATGACCCACGATTCCATCGGTCTCGGCGAAGACGGCCCGACCCACCAGCCGGTCGAACACCTCACGGCCCTCCGCGCCATTCCCAATCTTCTGGTCTTCCGTCCGGCCGACGCCATGGAAACCGCCGAGTGCTGGGAACTGGCAATGCAAGCCCAGCACCCCGCCATCCTTGCCCTGTCGCGCCAGAACCTGCCCGCCGTCCGCACCGAATTTTCGGATGAAAACAAATCCGCCAAGGGCGCCTATACCCTCCTTGGCCCCGCCGACGCCGACGCCGTGATCTTTGCCACCGGCTCGGAAGTCGCCATCGCCGTCGAAGCTCAAAAGCAGCTCAGCGCACAGGGCATCTCCGCCCGCGTCGTTTCCGTGCCCTCCATGGAGCTTTTCGCCAAGCAGTCCGACAGCTACCGGGCCGAAGTGCTCGGCTCCGCCAAGGCTCGCGTTGCGGTGGAAGCCGGCATCGAGATGAGCTGGAACAAGCTCCTGGGCGATCGAGGCCGCTTTGTGGGCATGCATTCCTTTGGCGCTTCCGGCCCGATCGATGCGCTTTACGAACACTTTGGTATTACGCCCAAGGCCGTTGTTGAAGCTGTCACCGCGCAGTTGTAA
- a CDS encoding type II toxin-antitoxin system RelE/ParE family toxin has translation MWKLSAATISDLEVMAKWGGAAFGLRVAEDYQLHVLDLFDDLAAHPEMGVERFVAGQMIRLMPCRSHHVIYRIDNGDVIIVRVLHHLQSLPDKLLF, from the coding sequence ATGTGGAAGCTGTCGGCTGCCACCATATCGGATCTTGAGGTCATGGCGAAATGGGGCGGTGCGGCCTTCGGCCTACGCGTCGCAGAAGATTACCAGCTGCATGTGCTGGACCTCTTCGACGACCTGGCTGCCCATCCAGAAATGGGCGTTGAACGGTTTGTTGCCGGCCAGATGATCAGGCTTATGCCGTGTCGATCGCACCATGTCATTTACCGGATCGACAATGGTGATGTGATCATTGTGCGCGTACTTCATCACTTGCAGAGCCTGCCGGATAAGCTCTTGTTCTAA